The genomic interval CGGTTGACACGATCGAGCACCAATGACCCCGTGCCTTCCAGAAACTTCTGTTCTTCGACGTAGCTACGATAGTCCAGAATGTGCTTGGGTTGGAAAAAATCGCCTGCTTCGAGCGGCCTGAGCACATCGAGCTGATGTTCAAGACGCCGGTTGGGGGCACGCAACGGATACAATACCGCCAGTCCGTTGGTATGAAAGCTAATCCGGTTGTTTGGAAATAGGGCATCCGGTGTTTCGGGCTCAGGCGTGTCCTGAACAACGCATACCTTAACGCCTGCCCTGGCAAGTGCGCTAGCCAGTGCGTCGAATTCAGCTTGTGCCTGCTGCGTTAAATTGATGTCTTCAACGTGTTGAAAGGCATTGTCCTCCGAAGTTTCGGGATTGGCATAGAAAACACTCGGTCGAACCATGAGGATGGTATCGGTGATCTGTCGCATTATTTCACCTCCAGCTCAGCACCGCACTGGCTACAAAACCGGGCGCCACTTTCCTCGGGACGGTGTCCACACACTGCGCAGTCTTTCGGGTAACGCGACAGCGGCTTTTGTGATTGTTTATGAATCTCGGCGGTCAAGATGCCGGTAGGTACGGCAATGATGGCATAGCCTAAGATCACCATGATAGAGGCAAGCGCTCTGCCGATAGGTGTTTGTGGGGCAATATCACCATACCCGACAGTGGTCACTGTGATAATTGCCCAGTAAACGCTTTCTGGAATTGAAGTGAAACCATGCTCTGGTCCCTCAATGAGATACATGAGGGAGCCGAAAATCATGACAATGGTGGTCATGAATAAAAGGAAAACAGAAATTTTATGGCGGCTGGCGATAAGCGATCGAATGAGCATATCGGCTTCGCCAACAAAACGCATCAGCCTGAGTATCCGGAAAATCCTCAACACGCGCAGGGAACGAAGCACCAAGAGATACTCAGTGCCCTCAAAGAGGAGGCCGATATA from Gammaproteobacteria bacterium carries:
- a CDS encoding amidinotransferase, with translation MRQITDTILMVRPSVFYANPETSEDNAFQHVEDINLTQQAQAEFDALASALARAGVKVCVVQDTPEPETPDALFPNNRISFHTNGLAVLYPLRAPNRRLEHQLDVLRPLEAGDFFQPKHILDYRSYVEEQKFLEGTGSLVLDRVNR
- a CDS encoding ion transporter, which produces MIEKEKQTDWRARLFDVIYHADTPAGKAFDIALISAILISVTVVMLDSVPSIYARYHDTLFMLEWCFTVLFTVEYGLRLICTRTPHRYALSFFGLIDLLAILPTYIGLLFEGTEYLLVLRSLRVLRIFRILRLMRFVGEADMLIRSLIASRHKISVFLLFMTTIVMIFGSLMYLIEGPEHGFTSIPESVYWAIITVTTVGYGDIAPQTPIGRALASIMVILGYAIIAVPTGILTAEIHKQSQKPLSRYPKDCAVCGHRPEESGARFCSQCGAELEVK